In Synechococcus sp. KORDI-100, a single window of DNA contains:
- a CDS encoding capsular biosynthesis protein, whose protein sequence is MGRGRAPALVQVRIDGPVLLLMGPIGLFFARFCRYLQGCGIPVSKVSFPLHEFGFPADVRIPYRGSMHDWRPFLRQLLLERGIRHIFMYGDFIIPHRIAIEEARALGIEAWVFELGYLRPNYVTLERDRVNARSNLNQPVETYRDLPPVDALPSDIVLDPGWRWRKAWKAPTFIQHAFTRYPIIEGEHKLQPSPWFLWCQLRGSWRFLLYRWQERTLKRRLLEHASYFLAVLQVSSDSQIQMGSPYRGMHDFIEDVIRSFAGHAHASDHLAFKHHPRDRGYNNYASLIDLLARRYAVSGRVHYFHDGALSRFLRTCRGVITVNSTVGLQALFHAVPTKTMGSTFYNLPGLTDQKPLDEFWRDPQPSERPLFYRFYNHLVKTTQVNGNFDGDFPFRITFPIGQEARQLAPASQLSRYSGARGGNPILIVGRVMARLGWAVIGFLLYGLQLPAMLLRRPDWAAQLMTMACAVALRALGVQVVVDDSQRSEEPDVPLVHIFNHRSPCDGLVIQGVLQLPGLTTAQLHLKWVLPGYAAAARNAGAAVLDHRQPQSRLEGMMGASALLREHGEIMIAPNGSLVTPIEQRVSSSAWLLARHHGGRLVPWVFRYDGMDEALGARYKPWLLLLSRLSAPLGTIHCRRGRSIDLNLPEDHLDRDGFTRAVQEYYRQALTTGR, encoded by the coding sequence TTGGGTAGAGGGCGGGCACCGGCATTGGTGCAGGTGCGCATCGATGGGCCTGTGCTGCTGCTGATGGGGCCGATCGGTCTGTTTTTCGCGAGATTCTGTCGCTATCTGCAGGGGTGCGGCATTCCTGTGAGCAAGGTCAGCTTTCCACTCCACGAATTCGGTTTCCCAGCCGACGTGCGGATTCCATACCGCGGTTCAATGCATGACTGGCGGCCGTTTCTGCGCCAGCTGCTCCTGGAGAGAGGAATCCGCCACATCTTCATGTATGGCGATTTCATCATTCCTCACCGCATTGCGATCGAGGAAGCCCGTGCGCTCGGCATCGAAGCCTGGGTGTTTGAACTCGGTTATCTGCGACCCAACTACGTGACTCTGGAGCGGGATCGCGTCAACGCCCGTTCCAATCTCAATCAACCAGTGGAAACCTACCGAGACCTTCCCCCCGTTGACGCCCTGCCAAGCGACATCGTTCTCGATCCCGGCTGGCGCTGGCGCAAAGCGTGGAAGGCCCCCACGTTCATCCAACACGCCTTCACGCGCTACCCCATCATCGAGGGCGAACACAAGCTGCAACCCTCACCCTGGTTTCTGTGGTGTCAGCTGAGGGGGAGCTGGCGCTTCCTGCTTTATCGCTGGCAGGAACGAACTCTCAAACGCCGGCTTCTCGAGCATGCGTCCTACTTCCTGGCAGTCCTTCAGGTCTCCAGTGACAGCCAGATCCAGATGGGATCGCCTTACCGCGGCATGCATGACTTCATCGAGGACGTGATTCGATCGTTCGCCGGGCATGCTCACGCTTCAGACCATCTGGCCTTCAAGCACCATCCCCGCGATCGGGGATACAACAACTACGCGAGCCTGATCGACCTGCTGGCACGTCGCTATGCCGTTAGTGGCCGTGTGCACTACTTCCACGACGGTGCGCTCAGCCGCTTCCTGCGGACGTGTCGCGGTGTGATCACCGTCAACAGCACTGTGGGCCTTCAGGCCTTGTTTCATGCCGTGCCCACCAAAACGATGGGCAGCACCTTCTACAACCTGCCCGGGCTCACGGATCAGAAGCCATTGGATGAGTTCTGGAGAGATCCTCAACCCAGCGAGAGGCCGCTTTTCTACCGCTTTTACAACCACCTGGTGAAGACGACCCAGGTGAACGGCAATTTCGATGGAGATTTCCCCTTCCGCATCACCTTCCCGATTGGTCAGGAGGCCCGCCAGCTTGCTCCTGCATCGCAGCTGTCCCGCTACAGCGGCGCTCGGGGTGGCAACCCCATCCTGATCGTCGGTCGCGTGATGGCTCGCCTGGGCTGGGCGGTGATCGGTTTTCTTCTTTACGGTCTACAGCTGCCTGCAATGTTGCTGAGGCGGCCGGACTGGGCTGCCCAGCTGATGACCATGGCCTGTGCGGTTGCCTTGCGTGCGCTTGGGGTCCAGGTGGTGGTGGACGACAGCCAGCGGAGTGAGGAACCGGACGTGCCGCTGGTTCACATCTTCAACCACCGCAGTCCCTGCGACGGGCTTGTGATTCAGGGTGTCCTCCAATTGCCAGGCCTGACAACGGCCCAACTCCATCTCAAATGGGTTCTGCCCGGGTATGCCGCCGCGGCACGCAATGCCGGGGCCGCTGTTCTGGATCACCGTCAGCCCCAATCCCGGCTTGAGGGAATGATGGGGGCCTCGGCACTCCTGCGGGAACACGGCGAAATCATGATCGCCCCCAACGGCTCGCTGGTCACGCCCATTGAACAGAGGGTCTCATCCAGTGCCTGGCTTCTGGCTCGACACCACGGCGGTCGGCTGGTGCCCTGGGTGTTCCGTTACGACGGCATGGATGAGGCTCTCGGGGCCCGCTACAAACCCTGGCTGCTGCTGCTGAGTCGTCTGTCGGCACCGTTGGGAACCATTCACTGCCGCCGTGGTCGCTCCATCGATCTGAACCTGCCGGAGGATCATCTCGATCGCGATGGCTTCACGCGCGCCGTTCAGGAGTACTACCGGCAGGCGCTGACAACAGGACGCTGA
- a CDS encoding capsular polysaccharide biosynthesis protein produces the protein MTIPDARKLGVPMTGMLTHRSLPSLLAPSALVVGRRACRRDHPDALLAWGRRPSAARVQRLGQRWNVPVWHLEDGFLRSIGKGAEQPPLCLLVDDIGVHLDANAPSRLETRIGAPLSPVQMQRAVAVRALWREQRLSKLNPPRESKPPAGPFVLVVDQSAGDRSIDLGQASATSFRTMLASAVEENPDCTVVVKVHPDVIHGRAQGHFRRRDLEHPRVKLCADGGHPAALLEQASAVYVVTSQMGFEALIWGRTVHCFGMPFYAGWGLTRDRLPPPARREAGASLMQLVHACLIEHPRCIDPHSWDLCPVEDLMRAIGLQRRLQAAGPARAQAFGFTPWKQRNLRRFLAGTRLQFPWPWQRRGCRTDALVVWGRRDTPHLLQMARQHEFPLLRVEDGFLRSVGLGADLIDPISWVVDQSGMYYDATQSSDLEDQLAFGSWTDLQLQRAARLRGRLVQDAITKYNLRAPDWQRPAHGKRVVLVVGQVESDASIRFGAPGIRTNLELLRAVRAAEPEAYLVYKPHPDVVAGLCRQGDGESSAAELCDELLTAGSIHQLFEQVDALHVLTSLAGFEGLLRGLEVHCWGLPFYAGWGLTNDRQRSERRGRSLSLDALVHAALIDYPRYVSRRSGWFVEPEQAIEELVLWRQAPPGRRTLIQLLFRNWGRLRRR, from the coding sequence ATGACCATCCCTGACGCCCGAAAGCTGGGTGTGCCGATGACAGGGATGTTGACCCATCGCTCTCTGCCGTCCCTGCTGGCTCCTTCAGCCCTGGTTGTCGGTCGGAGGGCTTGTCGGCGTGACCATCCCGACGCGCTGCTTGCCTGGGGACGCAGGCCCAGTGCTGCACGTGTGCAGCGGCTTGGGCAACGTTGGAACGTGCCGGTTTGGCATCTCGAGGACGGCTTTCTTCGCTCGATCGGCAAAGGCGCGGAGCAGCCTCCTCTCTGCCTGCTGGTGGACGACATCGGTGTGCATCTGGATGCGAATGCCCCCAGCCGCCTTGAGACCCGGATCGGGGCCCCGCTCAGCCCGGTCCAGATGCAGCGGGCAGTGGCGGTTCGCGCCCTCTGGCGTGAGCAACGCCTCAGCAAATTGAATCCTCCACGGGAGTCGAAGCCGCCTGCCGGCCCCTTCGTGTTGGTCGTGGACCAGTCAGCAGGAGACCGTTCCATCGATCTCGGCCAGGCGTCTGCGACATCCTTCAGGACGATGCTCGCATCGGCAGTTGAGGAGAACCCGGATTGCACCGTGGTTGTGAAAGTGCATCCCGACGTGATCCACGGCCGCGCACAAGGGCATTTCAGGCGGCGCGATCTGGAGCATCCCCGCGTGAAGCTCTGCGCGGACGGAGGTCATCCGGCGGCTCTTCTGGAACAGGCCAGCGCTGTGTACGTCGTCACCTCCCAGATGGGGTTTGAGGCGCTGATCTGGGGGCGGACGGTGCACTGCTTCGGGATGCCGTTCTATGCCGGCTGGGGTCTGACGCGGGATCGCCTGCCACCGCCAGCACGACGCGAGGCAGGGGCTTCCCTGATGCAACTTGTTCACGCCTGTCTGATCGAACACCCCCGATGCATTGATCCCCACAGCTGGGATCTTTGCCCGGTAGAGGATCTGATGCGGGCGATCGGCCTCCAGCGGCGGCTTCAGGCCGCTGGGCCAGCCCGCGCCCAGGCGTTCGGCTTCACCCCCTGGAAGCAGCGCAACCTCAGGCGTTTCCTCGCAGGCACGCGGCTGCAGTTTCCCTGGCCCTGGCAACGACGGGGATGCAGAACCGATGCCCTGGTGGTCTGGGGCCGTCGGGACACGCCCCATCTGCTTCAGATGGCACGACAGCATGAGTTCCCATTGCTGAGGGTTGAGGACGGTTTTCTGCGCTCGGTCGGCCTCGGAGCGGATCTGATCGACCCGATTTCCTGGGTGGTGGATCAATCGGGGATGTATTACGACGCCACCCAGTCCAGTGATCTGGAAGATCAACTGGCATTCGGAAGCTGGACGGACCTGCAATTGCAACGGGCCGCCCGGTTGAGGGGGCGACTGGTGCAGGACGCCATCACCAAATACAACCTGAGGGCGCCCGACTGGCAGCGCCCTGCGCATGGGAAGCGGGTCGTTCTGGTGGTGGGACAGGTGGAGAGCGACGCCTCCATCCGCTTCGGCGCACCTGGCATCCGCACGAACCTGGAGCTGCTCAGAGCCGTGAGAGCTGCCGAGCCAGAAGCCTATCTGGTGTACAAACCCCATCCGGATGTCGTGGCGGGTCTTTGCCGCCAGGGCGACGGAGAGTCCAGCGCGGCCGAGCTTTGCGATGAGCTGCTCACAGCTGGTTCGATCCATCAGCTTTTCGAACAGGTGGATGCCCTGCACGTGCTGACCTCCCTGGCTGGATTTGAGGGGCTGCTGCGGGGTCTTGAGGTGCACTGTTGGGGTCTTCCCTTCTATGCCGGCTGGGGCCTGACCAACGACCGGCAACGATCAGAACGCCGTGGCCGCAGCCTCAGCCTCGATGCCCTCGTCCATGCCGCGTTGATCGATTACCCCCGCTATGTCAGCCGTCGCAGTGGTTGGTTCGTCGAGCCCGAGCAGGCGATCGAGGAACTGGTGCTCTGGCGCCAGGCACCACCGGGACGTCGCACCCTCATTCAATTGTTGTTCCGCAACTGGGGACGACTGCGGCGTCGATAA
- a CDS encoding cytidylyltransferase domain-containing protein has product MHQSDDSVLALIPARGGSKGIPGKNLKEVGGTPLVARSILAAQASALVTRVVVSTDDDAIASVSLEYGADVVRRPAALADDTASSESALLHALDLFADEGPLPASIVFLQCTSPFTTGEQIDRVLTALQPESVNSAFAVAPWHGFLWREDGRGINHDPQQARQRRQDLEPSFLETGAIYAMKTAEFRRSGTRFCAPWRPVVIEDSGPEIDTIDDLVLCRNLAGMGPG; this is encoded by the coding sequence ATGCACCAGTCTGACGACTCGGTCCTGGCCTTGATTCCAGCCCGAGGGGGGTCCAAGGGGATCCCTGGCAAAAATCTCAAGGAGGTTGGCGGCACGCCCCTCGTGGCCCGCAGCATTCTGGCTGCCCAGGCCAGTGCCCTGGTGACGCGCGTTGTGGTCAGCACCGACGATGACGCCATCGCGTCGGTCTCTCTGGAATATGGAGCCGACGTGGTGAGACGCCCAGCCGCCCTTGCCGATGACACCGCCAGTTCGGAATCAGCTTTGCTGCACGCACTGGATCTCTTCGCAGACGAGGGTCCCCTGCCGGCATCGATCGTGTTTCTGCAATGCACCTCTCCCTTCACAACGGGTGAACAGATTGATCGCGTGTTGACGGCATTGCAGCCGGAGAGCGTCAACAGCGCCTTCGCCGTGGCCCCCTGGCATGGATTTCTCTGGCGTGAAGACGGACGAGGGATCAACCATGACCCGCAACAGGCCAGGCAGCGCCGGCAGGACCTGGAGCCCTCCTTCCTTGAAACCGGCGCGATCTATGCGATGAAAACAGCTGAATTCCGCCGCAGCGGCACTCGCTTTTGCGCACCCTGGCGTCCGGTGGTGATTGAAGACAGTGGCCCGGAGATCGACACGATTGACGACCTTGTGCTCTGCCGGAATCTCGCTGGGATGGGACCCGGCTAG
- a CDS encoding DUF6716 putative glycosyltransferase: MAPADKKRLAGRHVAAVACFDSFAKTAITLLAACRKEGAETTLHLLEIPNRSLSRRQRLEIRRIDPRTRIEHGRWDGFRKLAAGMAGTLDVLYLGLDGQRSRDALLQLKAVWGATPERPVLVSAYPGILFRFALEGMLDRSGVDLLCLNSQHDLETYQRGCAALGMDSSNAVLTGLPILWRVEKRRKEPDVPTIVFFEQPSIPVHPLQRRFLCRQLKELAQAHPRHPVIFKPRTSSLERTLHRSHGEMSGVIDRMSRSVPNLQLSFKPATRLLRHCGCAITVSSTAALESMTMGVSTRIVSDLGVTETLGNHFFAESGCIASFDEIVQDPFTPTHDKGWLMSNGLQPQGMESFLSAILTCLARGVGPLQDDSTGPAAWGSMSWQSFAIRQGGRRMLSSGGARSSQLKRHQTRSLFRRIRDGLVGFGWLSKVLRGR, translated from the coding sequence ATGGCGCCAGCAGACAAGAAGCGGCTGGCCGGTCGACACGTCGCAGCTGTCGCCTGTTTTGACTCCTTCGCCAAAACGGCGATAACCCTCTTGGCTGCATGCCGCAAAGAGGGAGCTGAGACGACACTGCATCTGCTCGAGATTCCGAATCGCTCCCTGTCTCGTCGGCAACGCCTGGAAATCAGGCGGATCGATCCACGCACAAGAATCGAGCATGGGCGCTGGGATGGCTTCCGAAAGCTGGCTGCCGGGATGGCCGGAACGCTTGACGTTCTGTATCTGGGGCTGGATGGCCAGCGAAGTCGCGACGCCTTGCTTCAGCTCAAAGCAGTCTGGGGAGCGACACCGGAACGTCCTGTCCTTGTCAGTGCCTACCCGGGAATCCTGTTCCGCTTCGCTCTTGAGGGAATGCTGGACCGGTCCGGCGTCGACCTGCTCTGTCTGAACAGCCAGCACGACCTTGAGACCTACCAGCGGGGATGCGCCGCTCTCGGTATGGACAGCAGCAATGCTGTGCTGACGGGTCTCCCCATTCTCTGGCGGGTGGAGAAGCGCAGAAAAGAGCCCGACGTGCCAACCATCGTGTTTTTCGAACAACCATCGATCCCGGTGCATCCCCTGCAGCGGCGCTTTCTCTGCAGACAACTCAAGGAGCTGGCTCAGGCCCATCCCAGGCACCCCGTGATCTTCAAACCACGGACCTCGAGTCTGGAACGAACCTTGCACCGCAGCCACGGCGAAATGTCAGGGGTGATTGATCGCATGTCCAGGAGCGTCCCCAATCTCCAGCTGAGCTTCAAACCGGCCACGCGTCTGCTCCGCCACTGCGGTTGCGCCATCACGGTGTCTTCAACAGCAGCGTTGGAATCGATGACCATGGGCGTGAGCACGAGAATCGTTTCAGATCTCGGTGTCACCGAAACCCTGGGCAATCATTTTTTCGCCGAATCCGGATGCATCGCCAGTTTTGATGAAATTGTCCAGGACCCCTTCACCCCAACCCATGACAAAGGCTGGCTGATGTCGAATGGCTTGCAGCCACAGGGCATGGAATCCTTCCTGTCAGCAATCTTGACCTGTCTGGCGCGAGGGGTCGGACCACTCCAGGACGACAGCACCGGTCCAGCCGCCTGGGGGAGCATGTCCTGGCAGAGCTTCGCGATCCGCCAGGGAGGCCGTCGCATGCTGAGCAGCGGTGGGGCACGATCCAGCCAGCTCAAACGCCACCAGACCCGTAGTCTGTTTCGTCGGATTCGGGATGGTCTGGTGGGCTTCGGCTGGCTGTCCAAAGTTCTGCGAGGTCGATGA
- a CDS encoding DUF6716 putative glycosyltransferase has product MTVLLISDGIDQQFACHHLAKQLRGIGRRCLTVGMTGQSLVDVCSHLPIPDTDLEFSASELLGTSLLENAEAIGLFLQNTLEEQSFAKNYRAICRNRKQQPAPLFGGAISIDVGDLLISGLSERKHLDLVLVPGDRHLAEAEVMTRLWPESLKPPLVLAAGLWFMPERPPPGSLGGDGRGMPRTLVALVQKMIPTQVGGKTQLLRQLLSWAEQSPHWNVVVTRDHPSIGQQPWIKKFNPEDWTFPANATFAAPGQMLPLLANCAACITVSSPWALAPICWGRRNLVIGDFGIHTDQGTTAFFGSGLMHRLSAVRQLDDLMELPAVNQHWLEAIGWRHHDGLDRLMRCLEGMRERRR; this is encoded by the coding sequence ATGACGGTCCTCTTGATCAGCGATGGCATCGACCAACAGTTCGCCTGTCATCACCTCGCCAAGCAACTCAGAGGGATTGGGCGCCGCTGTCTGACGGTCGGCATGACCGGGCAGAGCCTTGTCGATGTCTGCAGCCACCTCCCGATTCCTGACACTGACCTCGAATTCAGCGCCAGCGAGCTGCTTGGGACATCCTTGCTGGAGAACGCCGAAGCTATCGGATTATTTCTCCAGAACACCCTCGAGGAACAGAGTTTTGCCAAAAACTATCGAGCTATCTGCCGGAACCGGAAGCAGCAACCCGCTCCGTTGTTCGGAGGCGCGATCAGCATTGATGTGGGCGATCTGCTGATTTCGGGGCTGTCGGAACGCAAGCATCTCGACCTGGTGCTTGTCCCAGGAGACCGGCACCTTGCCGAAGCCGAGGTGATGACACGCCTATGGCCGGAGAGTCTCAAGCCTCCGCTGGTTCTCGCTGCCGGACTCTGGTTCATGCCGGAGCGACCACCGCCTGGAAGTCTCGGCGGCGACGGCAGGGGAATGCCCAGGACACTTGTCGCCCTCGTCCAGAAAATGATTCCAACCCAGGTGGGTGGCAAAACCCAGTTGCTCCGGCAACTGTTGAGCTGGGCCGAACAGTCGCCCCACTGGAACGTGGTCGTGACGCGCGATCACCCATCGATTGGGCAACAGCCCTGGATCAAGAAATTCAACCCTGAGGACTGGACCTTCCCTGCCAATGCAACCTTTGCAGCACCAGGTCAGATGCTGCCGCTGCTGGCGAACTGCGCTGCCTGCATCACGGTCAGCTCCCCATGGGCTCTGGCACCCATTTGTTGGGGGAGACGCAATCTGGTCATCGGCGACTTCGGCATCCACACCGATCAGGGCACAACGGCGTTTTTCGGCAGCGGACTGATGCATCGACTTTCGGCCGTACGCCAGCTCGATGACCTGATGGAGCTGCCGGCCGTCAACCAACACTGGCTCGAGGCGATCGGATGGCGCCATCACGATGGCCTCGATCGACTCATGCGATGTCTTGAGGGGATGAGGGAGCGCCGCCGATGA
- a CDS encoding DUF6716 putative glycosyltransferase: MSDFRILLIGDSDSQLLACEALCQSPSFRSVDVTINAIPREGTPDVILTRIGRLGRLWRHDMGRLLTHPQLRGFDAIGVYLTGSKISDFRLALDLLPEGKRPLLFCGFNGVVLEKFLEGMSWRLGYDLISLSGPRDRDALERMIQHTPFAQQRSVMVGLRRNETKQHARSSQDERPKQFLFAEQVVMPSSPEDRAEMVRILADLARRSPDWQVLIKPRIAPGESTFHVLDLHISETLRQSIGQPPENLKLDYRPMPELLRTSKIMATISSTAFFDALDFGCRPLVMADFGVNPANGSHVFAGSGVWSSLRDAEDLDALDQQLPEPDPKWLQWMGYGENFQPEDLIEALIDLKAEPAQRLKNRPGYVTNANLSFTQLRRNAETAIQARNWDEAESLLMLGTLLRPTHRNVARRLAAVRIGNPVLKGLLLLITFRDVG; encoded by the coding sequence ATGAGCGACTTCAGGATTCTGCTCATTGGAGACAGCGACAGCCAGTTGCTGGCCTGCGAGGCGCTGTGCCAGTCACCGTCCTTCCGCAGCGTTGACGTCACCATCAACGCCATCCCGCGAGAGGGCACTCCAGATGTGATCCTCACCCGCATCGGCAGGCTCGGCAGGCTCTGGCGGCACGACATGGGAAGGCTGCTGACCCATCCGCAGCTGCGTGGCTTTGATGCGATCGGTGTCTACCTGACTGGGAGCAAGATCAGCGACTTTCGGCTGGCCCTCGACCTGCTTCCCGAAGGCAAGCGTCCCTTGCTGTTCTGCGGATTCAATGGAGTCGTGCTCGAGAAATTTCTCGAAGGCATGAGCTGGCGCCTCGGCTACGACCTGATCAGCCTCAGCGGCCCCCGAGATCGGGACGCATTGGAGCGCATGATCCAGCACACACCGTTCGCTCAACAGCGCAGCGTGATGGTTGGTCTGCGCCGCAACGAAACAAAGCAGCACGCAAGGTCATCTCAGGACGAACGTCCCAAGCAGTTTCTGTTTGCCGAACAGGTGGTGATGCCATCCAGCCCAGAAGACCGTGCCGAGATGGTCAGGATCCTTGCGGATCTGGCCCGACGCTCGCCGGATTGGCAGGTGTTGATCAAACCACGCATCGCGCCAGGAGAGTCGACATTCCATGTCCTGGACCTCCACATCAGCGAAACCCTGCGCCAGAGCATCGGACAACCACCGGAGAATCTAAAACTCGATTACCGGCCGATGCCGGAACTGCTCCGGACATCAAAGATCATGGCCACGATTTCATCGACTGCATTCTTTGATGCCCTCGACTTCGGGTGCAGACCACTTGTGATGGCAGATTTCGGGGTCAACCCAGCCAATGGCAGTCATGTGTTCGCTGGCAGCGGTGTCTGGTCCTCACTGAGGGACGCTGAAGATCTCGATGCCCTCGATCAGCAGCTTCCGGAGCCAGATCCAAAATGGCTCCAGTGGATGGGGTATGGCGAGAATTTTCAGCCCGAGGATCTGATCGAAGCCTTGATCGACCTCAAGGCCGAACCCGCTCAGCGTCTGAAGAACAGACCTGGTTACGTGACCAATGCCAATCTCAGTTTCACCCAGTTGAGACGCAACGCTGAGACAGCGATTCAGGCCCGCAACTGGGACGAGGCCGAGAGCTTGCTGATGCTTGGCACACTGTTGCGTCCAACCCATAGGAATGTCGCCCGACGGCTGGCCGCCGTTCGCATCGGCAACCCCGTGTTGAAGGGCCTGCTTCTGCTCATCACCTTTAGAGATGTGGGGTAA
- a CDS encoding N-acetylneuraminate synthase family protein — translation MKGIQIERNFTQFVVFAEDSILSALSKITANQSRLIFVVSEAGILQGVLTDGDFRRWIATCGDIDLNRPVTAAMNPDCRSAPEGTSAAELASVLTSRIIALPLLDSHGRIVAVALPATDGLQIGNRKIGQGEPSFVIAEIGNNHNGDIGIALQLIDAAQAAGADCAKFQMRDMSRLYGNAGKSDDLASDLGTQYTLDLLERFQLTDDELFRCFDHAADRGLIPLCTPWDETSLDKLNRWGMEAFKVASADFTNHALISQLAATGKPLICSTGMANELEIRSGIKHLQQEGASYVLLHCNSTYPTPFKDVNLRYLDRLRELAEAPVGYSGHERGIEVPIAAVALGASVVEKHITIDRNMEGNDHKVSLLPDEFAQMMQGIRRVEESMGQGGERSISQGEMMNREVLAKSLVAACDIPAGTEITASMIRIQSPGQGLQPNRLPELLGRRLPVDKAQGDVFFPSDLKTPAASPRRYQFEQPFGLPVRYHDIKTFSQSSNLDLVEIHLSYKDLDVDLEQVLPEPQDIGLVIHAPELFAGDHTLDLCTADQSYRTHSVAELQRVIDISRDLRERFRCSEPVLLVTNVGGFSEHRHLDRAERIPLRERLLESLKQLSTQGEVEIIPQTMPPFPWHFGGQRFHNLFVDSEFIADFCKEQNMRVCLDASHSKLACNHLHSPFREFLRAILPYTAHLHLADAKDVDGEGLQIHDGEIDWVQLFELVQRHCPRASFIPEIWQGHKNAGEGAWLALERLEESARQSQAVPLAH, via the coding sequence GTGAAGGGCATTCAGATCGAGCGAAACTTCACCCAGTTCGTCGTTTTCGCTGAAGACAGCATTCTTTCGGCATTAAGCAAGATCACGGCCAATCAGTCACGGCTGATTTTCGTCGTCTCGGAAGCGGGCATCCTGCAGGGTGTTCTGACAGACGGGGATTTCAGGCGATGGATCGCCACATGCGGGGACATCGACCTGAATCGTCCAGTGACCGCTGCGATGAATCCGGATTGTCGAAGCGCACCGGAAGGAACATCGGCCGCTGAACTGGCAAGCGTCCTGACCTCAAGAATCATCGCCCTGCCCCTTCTTGACAGCCACGGGCGGATTGTGGCAGTCGCCTTGCCTGCCACCGATGGCCTGCAGATCGGCAATCGCAAGATCGGGCAGGGAGAACCCAGCTTCGTGATCGCCGAGATCGGCAACAACCACAACGGCGACATCGGCATCGCCCTGCAACTGATCGACGCTGCTCAGGCGGCAGGCGCCGATTGCGCCAAGTTCCAGATGAGGGACATGAGCCGTCTTTATGGCAACGCGGGGAAAAGTGACGATCTGGCCTCCGATCTCGGAACGCAATACACCCTGGATCTGCTGGAGCGATTCCAGCTCACGGACGACGAATTGTTCCGGTGCTTCGACCACGCAGCCGACCGTGGCTTGATCCCACTGTGCACTCCCTGGGATGAGACCAGTCTCGACAAACTCAATCGCTGGGGAATGGAAGCCTTCAAAGTCGCTTCCGCAGACTTCACCAATCACGCCCTGATCAGCCAGCTGGCGGCGACCGGGAAACCGCTGATCTGCTCGACCGGAATGGCCAATGAGCTTGAGATCCGTTCAGGCATCAAGCATCTCCAGCAGGAGGGGGCGTCCTACGTGCTTCTCCATTGCAATTCCACCTATCCAACTCCGTTCAAGGACGTCAACCTTCGCTACCTCGATCGACTGCGCGAACTCGCTGAGGCGCCCGTTGGCTACTCAGGTCACGAACGAGGCATCGAAGTTCCGATTGCGGCGGTTGCCCTCGGTGCTTCGGTCGTGGAGAAGCACATCACCATCGATCGCAACATGGAGGGCAACGACCACAAGGTGAGCCTGCTTCCCGATGAGTTCGCTCAGATGATGCAGGGAATCCGCCGCGTCGAGGAATCCATGGGCCAGGGCGGCGAACGAAGCATCAGCCAGGGCGAAATGATGAATCGCGAAGTTCTGGCCAAAAGTCTGGTCGCCGCCTGCGACATACCCGCCGGCACAGAGATCACGGCATCCATGATCAGGATCCAGAGTCCTGGCCAGGGACTGCAGCCCAACCGACTTCCGGAGCTCCTCGGTCGTCGTTTACCGGTTGATAAAGCTCAGGGCGATGTGTTTTTCCCCTCAGATCTCAAGACACCTGCCGCTTCTCCACGTCGCTACCAATTTGAACAACCCTTCGGTTTACCCGTTCGATATCACGACATCAAAACCTTTTCACAATCCAGCAATCTGGATCTGGTCGAGATCCATCTCAGCTACAAGGATCTGGACGTGGATCTCGAACAGGTTCTGCCGGAGCCACAGGACATTGGTCTGGTGATCCATGCTCCAGAATTGTTTGCCGGGGACCATACCCTCGATCTTTGTACGGCTGACCAGAGCTACAGAACGCACTCCGTGGCGGAGTTGCAGCGAGTCATCGACATTTCAAGGGATCTGCGGGAACGATTCCGTTGTTCAGAACCAGTCCTGCTCGTCACCAACGTGGGTGGTTTTTCCGAACATCGTCATCTCGACCGAGCTGAGCGCATACCACTCCGCGAACGCCTGCTCGAAAGCCTGAAACAACTGAGCACACAGGGTGAAGTGGAAATCATCCCTCAAACCATGCCACCCTTCCCATGGCATTTCGGGGGACAACGATTTCACAATCTCTTCGTTGACAGCGAGTTCATTGCCGACTTCTGCAAGGAACAGAACATGAGGGTTTGCCTCGATGCATCCCATTCCAAACTCGCTTGCAATCATCTGCACAGTCCGTTCCGCGAATTTCTTCGGGCGATCCTTCCCTACACAGCACATCTTCACCTCGCCGACGCCAAGGACGTCGACGGTGAAGGGCTGCAAATTCATGATGGCGAAATCGATTGGGTTCAGCTGTTTGAACTGGTGCAACGTCACTGTCCGAGAGCATCATTTATTCCTGAAATCTGGCAAGGTCACAAGAATGCGGGCGAAGGCGCCTGGCTGGCCCTCGAGCGCCTCGAAGAAAGCGCACGCCAATCGCAAGCTGTTCCATTGGCTCATTGA